CAGTGCACCGTGACGGCGCGCTCCGCATCCTCGAACTGCACGGGCTTACGGCCGACGCGCTGGAAAACAGCACCGACCTGCCGTACGGGCCGGACGAACGTAACGAATGGCTCCGCAACGGCGGCACCGCTACCCGGCTCACCCAGAACTGTTCCGGCAAACACGCCGCCATGGCCGCAACCTGCGTCATCAACGGCTGGCCGGTCCGCGGCTACCTGGATCCGGAACACCCCCTGCAGCAGCTCGTCGCCGCCACAGTCCGGGAACTCACCGGCGAAGAACCCGAGCGCACCAGCACCGACGGCTGCGGCACTCCGCTGTTCGCACTGACCCTCCGCGGCATGGCCCGCGCCTTCGGCCGCCTCGCCGCCGCAGTGGTGACAGATCCCGGAAGTCCGGAAGCCGCCGTCGGCCGGGCCATGATCCAGCACCCCGAAATGGTGGCCGGCGAAGGCCGCGATGTCACCGAACTGATGCGCCTGCTCCCCGGAGCGGTGGCCAAGGACGGTTTCGAAGGGGTCCAGCTCGTGGGCCTCCCGGACGGCCGCGCCGTGGCCGTGAAAATTTCCGACGGCGGGGACCGCGCCCGCATGCCGGCCACCGTCCGCGTACTGGAAGCGCTCGACGTCGACACCTCACCGCTCGCGGGCATCGCCACGGGAGCCGTCCTGGGCGGCGGCCACCCCGTCGGGCAGCTGACGGCCACCGACTTCATTCCGGCAACCTAGCGGCCCTGCCCCCAACTCTTCTCCCCAGCCACGCCTCCCGAGGATACCCATGACCGAAAACGCTTCCCCCGCCGCCTTCCGTTCCGAG
Above is a window of Arthrobacter sp. FB24 DNA encoding:
- a CDS encoding asparaginase produces the protein MLSPALPVHAQAPAPDLTALPQHVPLAVQTRDGLVESIHYGSVIATAPDESADGGLRTLFSAGAPLAPFYPRSSLKPLQAVAMVRAGLDLPADLLALTAASHSGAAVHRDGALRILELHGLTADALENSTDLPYGPDERNEWLRNGGTATRLTQNCSGKHAAMAATCVINGWPVRGYLDPEHPLQQLVAATVRELTGEEPERTSTDGCGTPLFALTLRGMARAFGRLAAAVVTDPGSPEAAVGRAMIQHPEMVAGEGRDVTELMRLLPGAVAKDGFEGVQLVGLPDGRAVAVKISDGGDRARMPATVRVLEALDVDTSPLAGIATGAVLGGGHPVGQLTATDFIPAT